In a single window of the Mesoplodon densirostris isolate mMesDen1 chromosome 16, mMesDen1 primary haplotype, whole genome shotgun sequence genome:
- the POP7 gene encoding ribonuclease P protein subunit p20, with protein sequence MAENRESRGAVEAELDPVEYTLRKRLPHRLPRRPNDIYVNMKTDFKAQLARCQKLLDGGARGQNACSEIYIHGLGLAINRAINIALQLQAGSFGSLQVAANTSTVELVDELEPEIDTREPLTRIRNNSAIHIRVFRVTPK encoded by the coding sequence ATGGCCGAAAACCGAGAGTCCCGCGGAGCCGTTGAGGCTGAGCTGGACCCGGTGGAGTACACCCTGCGGAAGCGGCTCCCCCACCGCCTGCCCCGGAGGCCCAATGACATTTATGTCAACATGAAGACTGACTTTAAGGCCCAGCTGGCCCGCTGCCAGAAACTGCTGGATGGAGGGGCTCGGGGTCAGAACGCATGCAGTGAGATCTACATCCACGGCTTGGGCCTGGCCATCAACCGCGCCATCAACATTGCCCTACAGCTGCAGGCTGGCAGCTTCGGGTCCTTGCAGGTGGCTGCCAATACCTCCACCGTGGAGCTTGTCGATGAACTGGAACCAGAGATTGATACGCGAGAGCCGCTGACCCGGATCCGCAACAACTCGGCCATCCACATCCGTGTCTTCAGGGTCACACCCAAGTGA
- the EPO gene encoding erythropoietin, translated as MGVRECPALLLLLSLLLLPLGLPALGAPPRLICDSRVLERYILEAREAENATMGCAEGCSFSENITVPDTKVNFYAWKRMEVQQQAVEVWQGLALLSEAILQGQALLANSSQPSEALQLHVDKAVSGLRSLTSLLRALGAQKGAVPLPDAASSAAPLRTFTVDTLCKLFRIYSNFLRGKLTLYTGEACRRGDR; from the exons ATGGGGGTGCGCG AATGTCCTGCCCTGCTTCTTCTGCTGTCCTTGCTGCTGCTTCCTCTGGGCCTCCCAGCCCTGGGCGCCCCCCCACGCCTCATCTGTGACAGCCGAGTCCTGGAGAGGTACATCCTGGAGGCCAGGGAGGCCGAAAATGCCACG ATGGGCTGTGCTGAAGGCTGCAGCTTCAGTGAGAACATCACTGTCCCAGACACCAAGGTTAACTTCTATGCCTGGAAGAGGATGGAG GTCCAGCAGCAGGCTGTTGAAGTCTGGCAGGGCCTGGCCCTGCTCTCAGAAGCCATCCTGCAGGGCCAGGCCCTGTTGGCCAACTCGTCCCAGCCATCCGAGGCCCTGCAGCTGCACGTGGACAAAGCTGTCAGCGGCCTGCGAAGCCTCACCTCCCTGCTTCGGGCGCTGGGAGCCCAG AAGGGAGCCGTCCCCCTTCCAGACGCAGCCTCTTCTGCAGCCCCCCTCCGAACATTCACTGTTGATACTTTGTGCAAACTTTTCCGAATCTACTCCAATTTCCTGCGGGGAAAGCTGACGCTGTACACAGGGGAGGCCTGCAGGAGAGGGGACAGGTGA